Genomic window (Verrucomicrobiia bacterium):
AGGTGTAGAAACCATCGAATCCGCCGTCCGTCATGAACTGTTCCTCCCGCTCCTTCACCCACAGGCCAATGACCACGGCGTCAAAGGGGGTGCCGCGCAGCGTTTGCTGGCCGTTGGGTTGCAGCAACGTCGCCCAGTCGCTCACCGGAGTCAGGTAGGAGTCATAAACAAAAAAGACGGGACGCTGATCATGGCTCGCGAGTCGTTGCAGTGCGGGTGAGTCGCCAAATTTCTCCAGCAAATAAACCACCGCTTCCCGCGTGGTGGTCGCGTTACGTCCGGGAAAGGGTTCAAGATGAAAATTGATCTTCAATCCGGTGGCCTCCGCCACTTGGAACAACGCGGGTAACGCGCGGTCGGTGAAGGTGTCGCGGCCCCACCAACTCACGGAAATTGTGCCCACGCCGGCCTGTTTCAACTGTCGGACGTGTTCCTGTAATACTTCCGGATCATTCACGCTGTAACAACCCAGCGCCGGATAGAAATCCGCTCCGATGTCCGCGCCGCCCGGGAAGGCCCGGGGTGGTTCGTTGCGCACGGCGACGGGATGATTCCAATTGGCATAACGACCGTCGCGCGTCGGATTGCCGTACCACGGATAATAAAAAGCAATGACGCGATCCGTTGCGGGCGGATTCGTCGGCGGTGTTGCGGCGGTGAAGCGCTTGAAATACTCGTCGCGCCAACGGTGGCCGGCGGCGGGATCAGTGACGCAATCGTTCCAGTCCAGATCAGCACGAACCTGGGGCGCGGTGCGGGGCAAACCTTCAGTCGTGAAGCGCCGGGCCAGTTGCTGAAATTCGCGTCCCCACGCTTTGATCGTGCCGTCAGCTTGGTACAGACCGGTTAGTTCACTGACATCGGTAGCCTCGGGTTGATCGTAAAAGCCCCAGTTAAGCCACCCGCAGGCCAGACCAGTGGTGGTTTCAATCAACCGCCGACACCATTGCGCTTGTTGCGCTTCCGAAGCGAACGGATGGCGTCCCTGGTCGAAGCGCGGTTGGCCGCCGCCATACCAACCAAACTCGGCTACAATTACGGGCTTGCCAGTTTTAGCCACTTCCGAGACGACGCTGTGCAAATAAGCGAGGTTGCGATTTTCCTCTCCGGCATCGCGATACTCAAACGCGCCCCGGTCCAGCGGATAGAAATGAATTTCCATGAAGTCCAGAAAGCGAGCCTGCCGACCGGGATGGAACGCGGCATAATGCTTCACACTGGGGAGCAGACTCGGCACCGACCATTGCACCAGACCGACGGTCACGAGCGCCTGCGGATCAGCGGCTTTGAGCGCGACGACCTGACGGCGCGTCCATTCGTCCGCAATGGATTCACGGAACGATTGATAATCCCGCAGCTCCCGGCTGCCCGGCGAGGGTTGCGCCGGCGGTGGCGTGAAGGCGCCGAACGCCGGAAGATTGATTCGACCCCACGCTTGCGTGACGTTGGCCATCGAGTCGTACTGCCGTTTCAGCCAATCGTTCCATTTCACGCGCAGCGCCGGAGTATCCCACGGGACTTGTGGTTCGTTCAGCAGATCGTAGGCGAAGATGACCTGACGATCGCGGTAACGCGCCGCAAACGCCGACCAGAATTGCTCCAGGGCGGCGAGGAACGCTTCGTCCGCGTAACGATCCGGCTTGGCCCAATCCGGCAAGCCTTCCCAATGATCCGGGCCGGTCGGATGCACGTAAATCCCGTTGGCCTCGGCAATTTGCAGAAACTCGTCAAATTTCGCGAGGCCGGCGGCATCCAGTTGCCCCGGTGTGGAGTAGAACGAGCCGAAACTCAGAAAGACCCGGACGCAGTTCACGCCGGCGGCTTTCATGCGTTGGAAATCGGCGCGCGTGGCGGCGGCATCGAATTGCTTCCATACCTGCGGCGCCCAACCCGTGCCGGGGCGATAGTAGTTCACGCCGAATGGAATGAACGGTCGCCCGTCGCTGGTGACAAATCCCCGGGCATCAGGCGCGATTTGAATGCGTGGCAGCTCGGGAGTCGTCGCGGCGCTGACGGTCGCCAGTGCGGAAGCAACCAACCCGACGCTGATCGCCAACAGTGTGATGCCGCGCCGACGCAAGAGGGGTTGCGATGAGCGACCTGACTTTATCGAGTGGCGCGATCCGACGATTGATTTGCAATTCATGAAAGGCATGGAGCAAAGGGATGAATTAGTCCCCACGTTGTGGCGGGGAGAGTGAGGCGTGGAATGGCCGTTGCGCGAGAAAACACCGGATGACGGTTACGCCAGTTCCGTGGCGTATTGTTGAATCTTGCGGATGGCGGCGGCGATCTGCTCCATGTCGGTGCGCGGGCCGAGCAGCATGTTTTGCGTGAACCACACCGCTTGTTCACAAACCCGATCATTTTGCGGACAGTTTTGAGTTTGCTCCAACCACTCCCGCATACGCTTCTCGCCATACACCTTCAGGAAATGCGGGTCCTGCGCGAGATTGGCCACGTACGCGCCCCGGTGCATCGGACCGTAACCGCCGGAAGCGCCCACCCCTTCCTTGCCGAGTGCGGCGAGAAATTTGGCGCGTGGCAGTCCGGCGAATCGCTCCGAATCGTAGCGGAACATGTACAAGTGATACGCGCTGCGGGTCGTGCCGGGATACAACTTGGCGGGCGTGATGCCGGGAACCTCCCGGAGCAATTGCGTCAGGTAGTTAGCGTTTTCGGTGCGGCGTTGAGTCTGTTCCACCACGCGGGTCATTTGCGCCGTCAAGAGGCTGCCTTGGAATTCGCACAGACGCAGATTTGAGCCGCGCGTCCCGGCGTAGCTGAAATTATCGCCCGTGACTTTCTTGGCCTGACCTTGGGTGTGAAAATGGTAGCAGGCATTGGCGAATTGGTCGTCATTAGTCAGCACCGCGCCGCCTTCGCCCGAATTCAAATTTTTGCTGGCCTGAAAACTGAAACAACCGCCCAAGCCCAGTGTGCCCACTTTCTGTCCGCGCCACTCGCCCAGATGCGCCTGACAAGCGTCCTCGATGACCGGGACGTTACGTCGCTTCCCAATCGCCAGAACCTTATCCATGTCCACCGGGCTGCCCGCGATGTGAACCGGAAGCAGCGCCTTGGTTTGCGGAGTGATCGCCGCTTCGATCCGATCCGCGTCTATTTGAAAGCTTTCCGGATCCACATCCACAAAGATGGGCAGCGCGTAGTTCAGCACGATGACATTGTAGGTCGCCACGAACGTGTAGGGCGTGGTGATGACTTCATCGCCGGGGCCGATGTTCAACGCGCCCAACGCAGTGGTCAGCGCCGCGGTCCCGCTGGCGGTGGCGAGCGCGTGTTTGGTTCCGGTCAGCTTTTCATACTCGGCTTCAAAGTGCGCGACGCTTTTGCCCGAGCCACGATACCAATGCTTCGATTGCAGCGTGGCCAACAGCGCCTGCTCCTCGGTTTGATCAATGACCGGCCAGCTCGGGAAGCTGCCGGGAAAAGCTTTAGGCCCGCCGAGGGCGGCCGGTTTGGCGGCGGTTTCCGCACCGCGAGTGATTTGGGGCATACCGAAAGCGAGACTGGCGCCGGCGACGGTGGTGGTGCCCAGAAATTGACGGCGGGTAACTTGATTTTGCATAAGGCGTTCTTGATGTTTTTGTTGGCCATCGGTTCGAGCGGATTGCGGCCCAACCGGTGAATTGCTGGCACATGCGTAGGCCATCCGGCGCGGAGCGGCAAGCAGAATGT
Coding sequences:
- a CDS encoding DegT/DnrJ/EryC1/StrS family aminotransferase is translated as MQNQVTRRQFLGTTTVAGASLAFGMPQITRGAETAAKPAALGGPKAFPGSFPSWPVIDQTEEQALLATLQSKHWYRGSGKSVAHFEAEYEKLTGTKHALATASGTAALTTALGALNIGPGDEVITTPYTFVATYNVIVLNYALPIFVDVDPESFQIDADRIEAAITPQTKALLPVHIAGSPVDMDKVLAIGKRRNVPVIEDACQAHLGEWRGQKVGTLGLGGCFSFQASKNLNSGEGGAVLTNDDQFANACYHFHTQGQAKKVTGDNFSYAGTRGSNLRLCEFQGSLLTAQMTRVVEQTQRRTENANYLTQLLREVPGITPAKLYPGTTRSAYHLYMFRYDSERFAGLPRAKFLAALGKEGVGASGGYGPMHRGAYVANLAQDPHFLKVYGEKRMREWLEQTQNCPQNDRVCEQAVWFTQNMLLGPRTDMEQIAAAIRKIQQYATELA
- a CDS encoding cellulase family glycosylhydrolase, producing the protein MNCKSIVGSRHSIKSGRSSQPLLRRRGITLLAISVGLVASALATVSAATTPELPRIQIAPDARGFVTSDGRPFIPFGVNYYRPGTGWAPQVWKQFDAAATRADFQRMKAAGVNCVRVFLSFGSFYSTPGQLDAAGLAKFDEFLQIAEANGIYVHPTGPDHWEGLPDWAKPDRYADEAFLAALEQFWSAFAARYRDRQVIFAYDLLNEPQVPWDTPALRVKWNDWLKRQYDSMANVTQAWGRINLPAFGAFTPPPAQPSPGSRELRDYQSFRESIADEWTRRQVVALKAADPQALVTVGLVQWSVPSLLPSVKHYAAFHPGRQARFLDFMEIHFYPLDRGAFEYRDAGEENRNLAYLHSVVSEVAKTGKPVIVAEFGWYGGGQPRFDQGRHPFASEAQQAQWCRRLIETTTGLACGWLNWGFYDQPEATDVSELTGLYQADGTIKAWGREFQQLARRFTTEGLPRTAPQVRADLDWNDCVTDPAAGHRWRDEYFKRFTAATPPTNPPATDRVIAFYYPWYGNPTRDGRYANWNHPVAVRNEPPRAFPGGADIGADFYPALGCYSVNDPEVLQEHVRQLKQAGVGTISVSWWGRDTFTDRALPALFQVAEATGLKINFHLEPFPGRNATTTREAVVYLLEKFGDSPALQRLASHDQRPVFFVYDSYLTPVSDWATLLQPNGQQTLRGTPFDAVVIGLWVKEREEQFMTDGGFDGFYTYFATDGFTYGSTVKNWPQLMEWARAHGKLFIPCVAPGYIDTRIRPWNGGNTRDREGDAYYDRMWTAALNVTPELVAITSFNEWHEGTQIERAMPKWIPSFTYLDYQPLAADHYLERTADWVRRLLQTP